The Epinephelus lanceolatus isolate andai-2023 chromosome 12, ASM4190304v1, whole genome shotgun sequence genome segment TACTgtcatgtaaaaaaataaagctgaatgaaaacatgacacTAACGACAAAAACAAGGAAAGAAACTTAGCTTACCTCTGCTCCGCCTGCTTGATGGGGTCGGTCAAGTTGATGGTTTCCGTGGTGATCTCCACTTTGCGCACGCTACCAAAGAAGTCTGTGATGAGCACACTTCCTGGGTCCCTCAGGAAAAGGTCAGTGCGGTGGCCTGGTGTGGACACACACTGACTCTTGGGACAAACTTTGAACTAAGGGGaagcagacaaaacacaagcagtgCGTTATAAATATGTAACCTGGTGCGATAAACAGcacacaaacagctaaagttTGGGGGCTTTATTCAGGTTAGAGCCATCCACTCAATAAATTATTCTTAATATGTAAATACTGTAAACATCGACTTATGGTGCAGCCAGGAGCTTTAGATAAAAGCATTAATAACAGGAGAGAGGGGATTTGAATACTCAGACTGTGTTAAAGAGTTTGGGTCTCCTACTTTTCATAACACCACAGATAGTAACCAGCTGCATTAAACGTGGCTGAAGCTGCAGTGGGAGGTGCCAAAATATGCAAAAGGGTTTGAAGAAGATTAGAGGCAAGGAGCATGACATTTGTACATGTCGATGTCAATTACAAATCTTTCAGCGCCTGGTGTGTGACCACTTGTGGTTTAAGCCACTTAAGTGTGCGATTCATCGCACAGTTGTCCAACTGTGCTCTCcatttgaaaagaaaagaaaatcattaaATTGAGGTGAACGTTATCTCTATCAGTAAAAGAGGACTTGAAAAACACAAGACTAGTGGAGGGTATTGTTGGGAAGGTGGAGGCAATTTCTGTCTCATCAAAGGGCAAGCCTTTGCAgcttggattaaaaaaaaaaaaaaacttggtggACTCATCCGGGAAATCCATAGTATCGATCCTTAATTCCACAGAATAGCTCTAGAACAAAGAGCGCATCTCCAGAATCAGTAAAGTTGGAAAGAATAATAAGCATTAGTCAGAGCACATTGATTTAGGTGGGACTTAGTGCAGGAGTAAGGATTTAAGGTGTTTTGACTGGGAGGTGGGGTGGGTGGCAGTGGGGAGCTGTGGTCCCTGGGGCCAGTGGATCTCTGCAGGAGTGTAAAAGATGAAAAGGGAGGTGCTGCTGAGATTGAGCCGTGGCCCGGAGCAGCATGTACTCACCATCACCAACGTCATGTGTCAAAAGGCCAACAACCTTACCACAATATCAGACATTCTGCTTCAAGTGCAGAGTCCTGGGTGACTTTTATCTGGCTCCTTTAGGACCAGAAACGTCATAAcagcagacagaggaggagggcatGGCAGGACAGATAACTGTCTCAATATTTTAGGTATCAAAGCTGAAATGCTTTGGAACAGAATCACTGTGCCACAGGCCACAAAAAATGGATTCCTGCAGGGATACCCTTTTAATCAACCGAGAATTATCTTAAAATGATAATCTAACAATTATATTTTTTggttaatcaattaatcaatcccATTTTCTCAGAACCTAAACTGAGGTCTTCAAATTTCTTGTGTTGTCTGACATAAATCTACTGATAATCAACTTAGTGTGAAGTACTAACTATGGTATAAAACCTATAAAACCATTTGAGATCCagtcaatatttgacatttttgcttatATAACTAACTGATACAATTAATTATCATCAGATTTGTTATCTATTGTTTTAGTTTAATAGTTTAGACATATGATTTGTCATTTAATCATGTAaattttcagtatttttgtaTTCTGACTCCTTGGAAGTGAACAGGGGTGcaaactgtagctttaagtaAACACTAAGTAACAGAGAAAACACTATTTTTGTGTTAAGTGTTTATATAAAACAAACTTATACTGCTTAAATGTGTACAGGCACGCCTATGTGTTATACCAGGTAGCAGCATGTTCACTTATATAGAACTCAATAGTGTATGCAGAGTTGACATCTAACTAATACGGAAAAAAGCCTCTGTTGGTttctatgtactgtatgtatcaaCAGAATATATCTATTTGTAGTGTGTTAATTACACACTGTGTAGTGTATGAAGAGAAGACCCCTATTAGCTGTAACACTGTCGAACAGCATGCTGGGTACAGCTCACTCTTCATTCCTCACTACAGTGCTTTAGCAACAGATGAAGAAAGGGAGATGGGAAATGTTGCCCTGCAGCAAACTCAGACATTTCAAGCATCATTAATGTAACTTTCAGATTGAATGCTTTTGTTTCTGGATCTAACCTGGTCCCACGtagctagctgttagcaaaTGACACATGTACCCCAGCATTGCTAGGGGACTCAACAGTGTCATGGCAGGTGTATTGTTCAGACCCAAGGAAGTGTGGTGTCAagtgtgaagttgtttggaTGATTGGTTCTCtagaaagctgcaagcagcaacacCAGAGGCCAACCAATCAGCCTGTTCCAAATAGGAAATGAGCACTACACTAGTGTATATAGGTGTGCATGGTTCTCTAGAGCTGAATTGAGTAGTCAATCCAATTACCACTACTTATTTATCCAGTAAAAATGTTTGCAAAAGATTTGATGACCTTAACTTTGCCCCATGGCCTGAGCCGAACCATTTACAGCTCAgcatgacaaagacaaaagctgctggttgtggatctgaggaggacaaAGGCACTGGTGACCCTAgtggtcagtgtggacattgtggaGTACCACAAGTCCCTGGGAATGtacactgaaaataaactgGACTGAGCTAAAAACACCAAAGCCCTTCACAAAAAGGGCCAGAGTCTTCTCTCCTTTATAAGGAggctgaggtccttcaacatctgcctgaAAACAAAATTGCTGTTTGCAATGCTGGGGCAGAAGGTTGAGGGAAGCAGACttcaacagactcaacaaagtTACCCACACGGCCAGTAATGTTGTGGGGGTGAAGTTGGATTCTCTGGTGGCAATGTCAGAGAGGAGGCTACTTTCTAAGTTCCCTACCCACTCCATGATGTGTGTGTCAAGCACAAGATTACAATCACTGCAAGACTCACTTCTCCAAGATGCATCACAGTGTGCCACAGTAAGTCATTCCTGCCTCTTAGAAACTGTAATGGGCATTTTTCTCTgtctatgtctttttttttaaagatatattttggggcattttagcctttaattgataggacagtcaagtgtgaaggaaggagagagagagggagtgacatgcagcaaggggccacaggctggagtcaaacccgggccagcagcaacagccttgtgcatggggtgcctgctctatccactaagccaccgacgcccctgtCTCTCTAtatttgataatgaaaataaacattacCTTATGCTCTATGCTACACATGATCATTGGTTAAAAGGCACACACATCCTCACCAGGTCATTCATGTTGGCTTTGCTTGCAGGGTGGATGTCCTCCAGGAACTCCAGCAGGTAGAAGGTGTAACGGTCCATCAAATGCACTCCTATGGCCAAATCTGGCTGGTGCTAGAAATACAAGAATACGAATATTCAATATCCAATAGCACTTAGCAGTATAGACgttttggtgacatttttggacacactgaaatgtattttctttagATTATCAAAACAAGGCAACAGTCATATGTCATCCCCCACAAATAACTGATTCCCTTCAAAAGGATACAtcacaacaaaaatgtcactCTGTTTTGATGTGTAATTACAGTGTGCAGAGTAATTTTTAAAGTACTACCAAAGTCTGATAAGTGAAATTTGACACTCTAACAGGTTAATAAATGGAAGCCAACCCATAGCTGCCAATTAAACAGAAATATTAGAGTAATGCaagtgcatttgtttttattgtaaggGGGAATTTAATCAGTGGTTAGTGGTGGCAGGGTGCCATAATGAGTGACTATCATCACCTCAAACTCCACAGTGGTTTTGTGGATGTAGGTTGAAGAACAGCACCTATTTTGTATTCCGAGATGGTGTCTGGGTGAAATAAATAGCACCAACAGCAAAAGGTACTGACATCAAAAGGAAAATATTTTGACAGCTTGTCTTCAAACTATGCCACTTTTGCCTCACCCCTAATCAGTGAGGCAAAGTGTGTAAAGCCAAGTGACATGGGTGTCAGTCTGTGATGTAGAGAGGACACATGTCAAAAAGCATGTCAGGTTTTCTGGGAACTATAATGAGTATGCAGTAAGGTAAAACTGATCGCAATTTTAAGACATTAAAACCCAAAGTATTTAGATGATTAAGCATAGgtcatgagtttttttttaacagtaaataaacattttggagTGAAGAGGTTCTGAAAGGAGGCAGTCTCATCTGGCTTTCAAGAAGGCAGCTGCAGCCAACCTTAAACGTCATCCACTGTGTAACTAGAGCATTTATCTGAAACTGGAAAGTAACTAGTAGGGCTGGGTGACCttaagaaaatcaaacatcacaatatttttgaccaaatacctcaataccGATATGGACGCCACTATATAGTACAGTTGTTTATTTATGCGCTCACAAAAtgtttacacaatgagatttttaataaacaataatcagtaatgtggatatattgGTCCAGCCCTCGGGCGGTGCTTGGTATCTTGTTTCCAACATGGAGGCGGAGTCacaaactttttcattttacaccTGAACAGTACACTACAATATGTTTCTTTAgacatttgaggcaagaaatagacaatgcagtaacagatttatgattaaaatttgatcagcgctgcctagtttgacagtgtgacagctgcacTGAGCGACTCCtcgactctgattggttgttttggttGCACCACagtagattctagcaaatgccataagaggcagtaggaagaggaggaggggcatGATTTTTCCCAGACTATCTATTTCGTACTTCTTTCAGAATGTAATGACAGTTTCAGGAAATgtgacacaaagttattttcatgaAGACAACTTACAATActaaaatctaagatgatatctagtctcatatcacaatataatatcaaaatattgcccagccctagtaaCTTCAGTTATCAACTAAATGTTGTGGAgtaaaaagttcaatatttcaacctagtggagtagaagtataaaatgTGAACAGGTTGCTTAAGGGTAAACTTATCCAAATCCAATAAAGAGCAGGACATGAAATCACCTATTATATTCCAATTTGCAGAAATTTGACACATCAGACTGTATTATGGGGTGAGTAGGAATGAACACAGTGCCCAGGCTCAGTCTCCAGTCGCTGTTATCAAATCACACTGCTTATTAGTAAACATGACAGCCTGATTGatgatttttaatttctctcttCCATATGAGGGCAGGTAACTCACCGACAGGGAGTCCTCTCCAACTTGACTGCTGGCCAAAGCCATGAGGTTTGGAGAGTAGAACCTCTCATACATGGAGGCGCCCTGACAGGTGTCAATGATGAAGAGCAGCTCGTTGTacctggagacacacacacacacacacacacacacacacacacttatgtaCATTCTCAAACAAGGCTGCTGAGAGAATACACAGCTGGCATATCACTCGCCCATTTGCTCTAATAAAACCTGGCATAACACAAACCTCCTAACCATCTCTCATActgcagttgccatggtgaccaAGAAAAACCAACAGCTTCATTCTGCCCCTCTTACACACCTACGCACACAGTTTCCTCAGTTgctccctcctttcctccttcctccctttTTGTCTTCCTCTATTAAAgagaaatttccctttaacttctCTCGGTTGTTTAGTCAAACATGATAAGACTTTTATATCCAGTTGACTTAACTGAACCGGTGGTTTGGGGACGATGAAGGGAGGTGGCCAAGTCTCTATGGTGACAGTAATGTGGCAGTTGAAGCCAGCAATTATCACATCAGCATCAAAGCTGGCGTCACTAAGCTTTTATCAAGCAGCCTGGGGCCTGACTGTAACCCAGACTCTCTATTGATAGGTTTGGAGGACAATAGAGGAGCTGGTAACAGAGAGCCGCTTTTGCTCATTTAGTGTCTCACAATTcacacaaattaaacactgcAGCACCTTAAAAGGCGACCGATTCCATTTATAAACAGAGACAGTCTCTCCTTCATAAGCAGTTGTGTTAATATATGTATAACAGTAATTCCCTTGCTGTTAAAGTGATGTATGATGTGTTTCATTAGTTTAATAGATGGGAAACAAGTCACATTCACGGCAGTTTCAACAGCACTAACACTGACAGAATTCATTTTGTTTATAGAAAGTTTTTATCATCAGTATTTCTATACTAACAAAAGACCAAATATATATGTGTTATGAGAAAGGTCCCCTGCATAGTGCGACTCCCACAGAGAGTTATCAACAGACCACACCACATCATTCCTGGGTCTTTTCACTCATTGGTTTTGTTTTACAGTCTTTCATCAGCTTAGTTTCCAAACACATTGTTGGTTATGTGTCACACTTTAAGCAAATTACAGCAAAATTGCACTGTCAAGGCCATACAAGGCCAGTGAGCCAGTTCCCCTGTGGCAACACTGTTGGGTGTAGCTACATGTGCAACAGAGCTCACTTCTGACCACATCCAGCCAAACTACTCTGTAATACTAGGCGGTTAGGGAATTGAGGCTCCTTTCACaatattcaaattcaaatacTGCCATAAAGTAGATCTGCCATTGTGCCACCTTTGCTTCTTTGCACTGAACCAAACAACATCAGCACAATGCTGccccagtgtttgattttagaTGCCATGCTGGTGTGAAGGAAAAAGAGGTATGACATGTAACACTGCAATGTCAGCATCTACTGTGTCTGTGCGTGCCTATAGTCCCACCATGCTAGCTGTCCCGTTTACACAGATGTTATTTTGGCTCAGTTACTGCCTCCACTGCTGGTTTATCCGACAAACAACTCTGTTCCCAGATTCCATGTTCGCACActttatacagaacagcaaggCCAAATAACAGCGCAACATttccaccttgaacaggcagtgtgaaaggggcttaaGGAGTATGCAGTAGGCCCTAAATCACCAGGCAGTTCCTTAGAAACTAAATACATTGAGTTTAAAAGTAAAGGAATTCTATCCAGAAAAGCTCCGTTACACAAGTTTAATGTCTGTTCCACCTTTGACAAACCCAAGGGCGATACAGAGGTGTGCTCTGTTGTATTTGTAGTCACATCTAACAGCAATTTCACCATGTACTGACCACTGACCCTGAGTACACTtctacatcactgcagcaagaAGAGGAGTTAAAGCACAGGAGGTAatgaaaaacattgttttgaGTTAAGTGAAAACCCCACTGTTCTGCACCAAAGCACTGCTGCATCCAAGTGTTGTAAATGAGACAATCAACAAACACTATGCACTTGTGCagcatactgtatgtatatgaaTGTATGAGGTTGGGGAAAGAATCTATATAGCATAGTATCGTGATATTTTTGCATGGCAATATGATATCTATACACTGTGCCATGtatcattttttatcatttaaattattaatattacaattaCAAATTCAACGTGTGGTAGCCCACTGGAATAATACAATCAAAAGCTTCAGTCTACTAGAAGAAACActctgctgcaataaaaatgtatgtatgaatATAGTAGTGTTTGAGCAAAGAGCTATTAGAAGTCTGTACCatcaaaacaaaaggaaaaacccATCTTCTATCTACTGGTTTTTAAGTTTCATGCCATTAAATGCTTGTTGGCATGCACCACAGCTAATTGGCCCTCAGGGGACAGAAGGACCAAGTGAAGTGGACTTGCAGTAGGAGAAACGCAGTATTTGATGTTACTTCAGAAAGACCCTTTCCATCgcagtttcatgtcattttctagTTTATTTACCTTCTTTTCTGCCACATCTGCTCAAAAGCATCGGCCAGTTCCACATTACTTATCTCCTCGGAGTCCTGGAACTTCAGAAAGCCATTTCCGCCATGGCCtattaaacacacatatattattaataattcattAATCTCTGATTCATGATGCAAAAATATGATACAGAATGGAAAATAACAAGATGAACATGCAAAGGGCTGGCAACAGTACGCACTCTGTGAGAGGAACAACTGAAGGATTGTAGCTCCACTCAGCCACAGATAAATGAGATAAAGAAAAAGTTTGATAACAACTTAATATTTCAGtatgaaaacacacaacttGCATGATGTGAAGGGCTTTTTATAACTTACTAATATGTGGTAGATAATGGTCAGTGTTGCAAGTGACAAATTTACAGCTTCCTTTTTGTGGTTGCCATTTTTAGACTTTTGCATTTCAATTCTGGTGAAACAAATACTCCCTCTTGTGATTTTACCATCTGGGACAATTTTGTTGTATTGTGGAGATTCTTTTAAATCCCATACAGGACTAACCAAACACAGATGACCTGTTAATGTAAACTTCATTTCAAAGGCAGCTACAAGCAGCAATATATTCCAGTAAAGTACCCCAAAATGCAATGTAGTGACAAGCTACCAAGTCCATCTAAGTAATACCATACAACTATCCCTTTTTCCTCAAGAATAAAAACTGTTGCTCTTACTATGTGGGGTTTCCTCCTGCAGCGTTTTATAGAGGAGGTGGGATACATCACTTGAAACAAAAGCTACCTCTGTTTTAATCATAAAACTTAATTAACTTGATTTAAAGTAACATTAACCTTTGAGGGAAAAGAGCAGAGGTGCTATTTCTCACAACAACTGCCTTACTGTATATTTAATTACTGTGGCTGTTAAAGCCATCATCTACTTACTGAACTGATGACTAGAAGCACCATGATCTGAAAAATTCCTGGAACAAACCTTACTGTTCCTGCTCTGTTTGCCTTCACATGTAACTGAAAACCCAAAGGTGTATGTTTTGATCTTGTCTCTTTGGGTTGTTGAAAGTCATTCTGAGAAATGTAAGGCGTCTTTAACTAAATAAGAGGTGTAGACACTGTAGGAAATATACATACAAGCCAATGCTTCAGTCATAAAAAATCTCCTATTACTGTCTACTGCACATTAATTAAACATAAAGTGAGTGAGTGGAGTATTTTGAGAGTAGATCCTTTAACTACCTGTAAGGTATATGAGGATGTTGCTGCGGTCATCGGAGAGGAGGCGTTTTGAGCGTGGAGTGCTGGGTGGCAGCCTGCCAGTCAAAACACGCAGGAAGTTTTCCACTGTCACCTAAAACATGGACAAGATATGAAACGGAAAAGATTTTCGTAACCTAGGATGGATTAGAAGCGATACATTATGCAATGAACATCTTCTAAATCTATGCACATAGGTTTAATAAAACAGTGATTATATTgcaactgtaaaaaacaaaaaactttcaccaaacacatttcacaaacatCTGCATCAGTGGGGTGCACTTTACGTAACTGCTCTACTTATCTTTTAATTAATCAATCACTCATTgtattcttttcttcttttaccCCTCTTCATCTTTATCAATCTTTCTTGCACTTGATTACCGTTTGAACGCAAACATGGTTCAGCAGTGAGGtgtttattcatatttaaagGACCAGCACAAAGCAAAGTAAATATCAAACTGTGATAAAGAGTGGGTACACCACTGGGACTCTGCCTTagaataacaaacaaaacactggggTGCTCCTCTATTTGAGAATGCAAATGATACCAAGTCATTTCCTGATAAACATACAGAGCAAACACCAGACAAACAGTGTTGACCATAACACCCTCTAATACCCTGCGGCACCTGTATAATATCTGCCTACAAGTGATGCTTTAAAGTACTCAGTTGTTATAAAGCAGGTGAAATATTGTATGTGACACCTCCACCTGTGCTGCACAGGTAGCAAGACATACAGATCACATATATCAACCAAAAGCTTCATGTCTTACACAGCCCTTTACCAATGTCTTTTCCATTAAAGTGTAAGTCGACAAGTTTTTGGCttttaacttatcattatgaagtaCATGTTGATCACATAAGGTAACGGCCATAAAATAATGACAACATTAGTGTTTACCCTGGTTCCCTATAAGCCTGCATGCACTATGTAATTCTGTCTGCCAACAGGTACAATATCCAGAGAAAATCGCGGctcaatatacagtacaaaaGAAGTGTTTCAACCATTGTGAAACCAACACAGGAAGAGGATAGAgcttttgttttccctggtAGCTATCCCACattaccaaagagtatcagtgtaagtTATTAGCAGTTACTGTCCTAAGTAGTGTGAATGGAAATGGTGGAACAACCACAGTAACTGGCTAAAACAAAATGCAGCGTGACAAAAATGTACATtgagttgttattttttttatccttgTGAAGTGTTCTGCCTATTCAGCTTTCAAGATACTGACATGTAAACATTACAATCCTGAAGCCAGtggaaaatgtatgaaaaagtaagatgcatttttaaaactcgatttaaatagattttaaagaGACAAACTGTTGTGTAACTGTCCAACTGAAATGGGAACTGACCTCATACCCTCGGTAGTCTACCTCCACGTCGTCACCGTACACATTCAGCTCCATGTTCTTGTGGCTAAACACTGTGGCAGGTTTGGGGTTTCTGTGGTTACAGGCCATGTCGTCAGCCAGCATGAGAACTATGTGgctggaaaaacagaaaatgacaaagacattttacattatatcaTTAGAAAATATGTGGAAAGACAAACGCTGCACTAATGTTTCAACATATGTTCAGTTCTATGTTGATGATTAGTTACATTACAATCATTTTGCTCATCATGTCTGTGTCCAAAGcgatttaaactttttttttccgcaTACACAAATGGGAAGAAATATGATTGTGTTTTCCTCAATGCAACTTCATCATGTTAACAGGAGTAGCCAGTGATTGAACCAACAACACTATAGTTAAGAGCTGACCCACCTAAGCTATAGGTGCCAGTAAATGagtgaaaacacaaatttaCTTTGCTAATATACAGTAATATACAGTAAATTGTATGTACTTGATAATCTGTCATGATACAAAGCAGGTAATTTACAGAATAATGATTCAGGACACATCATATCCTgtttcatattggtattggtgcAGAGAAACcaataaaaaatgttaacaaTAAATGACGGTGTATGTTAAACAATAAAAAGCAGTAGCATTTGACCAGTGTGTGCTTTAAAAGCAATAACAATCTTAAtgtttttcaccagaagcacctGATCACTGCTCCTTTTAGCTGTATACTAGCCAAGGTGAAAATCACCTCTGACAAAGCATTTTGTTTATcattgtacaaaaaaataatacatcttTGTTCTCTTAGCTCCGGACACCCTAGCAGGAGCTTCCCGGTAGCCCAGAGGTACGTCTACTGTATCCTCAACATCCCCACATCCCCATAATTGAATCGTCTCAAACTCTCCCCTGTTGACCACTACAGCTCCACTCTGTTTAAAGAAGAGGAGCCAGAAGTGTTTGAACATTGCATACTGAGGAAGAGCTTTATAAACTGCTTCTTATTTTGTGTTAATGGACATGTACTGCTGGTATTCTAACTGGTCCCTCACAATGTATGTAATGTTAGTTCATCCCTTCTGTCACCACCACTACAACAACAATACACCTGCAGtcacacagaaagaaaatacaatTGTAATTTATCCTTCTAGTGTTTAGCAGCCTCCAACATATCAGTAGTTGCAATGTCAGGACACCATAACCATGGGAAAAGGCTTATATCAACTCAACCCTTCATAACTATTTATAATTCAATGCTTGTGTCTAGCTGCAGATTATTATCACCATTAAATATCTGGAGATGACACAATAGTTTAGACCTAAGAATGATACACATTGTACGACAGTTACCTGTCAGGAATGCCCAGCCTCTTAACACTTCTGTAGACGGACAAAGTATTGGCCACATGACGGTAGTTGAACCAAAATCTGGATGTACACACCTATGCAAAGCAAAAACCCAATTAGCATATACTCAGCTAAAGATGTGACGGTTAAATAAATGAACGAATACTCACCAGAACAGCCCAGTTGTTAGTGTGACCACTGCTGAAGAACTGCCCTGCGCTATACTGAGAAACAAGTGGAGGAAAATGAATAGATAAACGTTTTTTTAAACCTAGTTTCGGCTCGTGCAAGCAACAATACTCAACATCATGACAGCTAGCATGACAGCACATAGGGCTAACATAGGAGAGACATTTAAGGTAAAATTcaacattaaacaaataaatatcgGGATATTCACTGCTGCATGCGAAAGAATACATACTCACCTCAATGTTAACGCCGTTCGCTGATAAGAATGGGGAAAACAGGCTCAGTAACGTGAGTATTTTCATTGTGCAGCACTGTTAGCTGTGTGCATCAAGGAAGTGAACAGCGGTGGCTCCGCCCAGCTAGTGCTTCCGGTTagtgtgtcaaaataaaagcttcggTTGATGAATAATGTGGATGGACCCAACATCAATTTTTAACTGGTAGAAAAAATGGCATGTGAAGGTCACACAGTAAGCTGCTCTGCCTCAAAGTCATatgcaaacacattttatgACTGAGCTTGTACATCATGTCTATTTAAAGATGTCACTGACGTATACTGTACATTATACAACACTGTCCATTTTGTGATCAATTGATTGTTTCCCAACTAAAAAATTGAGTCTGGAGAAAATTTCCTTTTGCTCTACTGTTGTACATGCTCATAGAAATTATATAACCTCCCTAGTATATCAGAAAGAGCCTATATATTATAGCCTGTTCAGAGCTTTTGCAggggagaaataaaaacataaatcacaGATATTTACATAATACATGCTGAAAACAAATTAACTTCACACATCTTAATTTCATATGGGAAAGAACTACAAATAAGTAAATCACTATTAATGC includes the following:
- the pigk gene encoding GPI-anchor transamidase — protein: MKILTLLSLFSPFLSANGVNIEYSAGQFFSSGHTNNWAVLVCTSRFWFNYRHVANTLSVYRSVKRLGIPDSHIVLMLADDMACNHRNPKPATVFSHKNMELNVYGDDVEVDYRGYEVTVENFLRVLTGRLPPSTPRSKRLLSDDRSNILIYLTGHGGNGFLKFQDSEEISNVELADAFEQMWQKRRYNELLFIIDTCQGASMYERFYSPNLMALASSQVGEDSLSHQPDLAIGVHLMDRYTFYLLEFLEDIHPASKANMNDLFKVCPKSQCVSTPGHRTDLFLRDPGSVLITDFFGSVRKVEITTETINLTDPIKQAEQSPVNGELQKKTYSYVDQLPVSEIIHQKPKQKDWHPPDGFILGLWTLILLVFFKTYGMKHLKHIF